AGACCTGTCTAGATGGTAAAGCTTTAAATATCTGCAGAGGCACTGTAGTTTAGTGAAGAAAGTCTTGACAAAGTCATCGTTGAATGTTTTATGTCTTGTAAGAATTATAATCACTCAAACTCTATACatgactttttaataaaagtaactCTCAAGCTAGTGAAATGCTTCATTGCTGACAGCTTTATGCAAGTATCTTCAACCTTAAGCAGTCCTACTATGATTGAAGGAAAGCATTTTGTATGCATGGAGGtatctgaagaacaaaaaaaaaaaaaaaaaacacaaaaaaaagaattttgctcCCAATTTCCCTGTTGTTGCTTAATAGAAAGGTAGAATAgactttaaaaagctgtttctaaGAAACTTGCACTGAATGAACAGTGTTGCAGCAGTGTGTGTGAGGGCTTGCCTGATGGTACTCCTTATCCAAGTTAGCGTAACGGGGGATCCCTGCAGAGGTTCTCGTGGAAAGACTTTTCTCGGATGGAGTCCACGTCCAGTCACAAATGTAATTAAGCGCTAAATGAGACTCAGTGATTcaaattttcctttgcattgGCTTTGAAATCTATCTACAAAGGTGAATTAGAAATTCTAGTTTTCAATGCTCTTAATACCAGCTAGTGGAACTGTGGATTTATGTGTAGCCTGAATTTTCTCATTAGAACTGTTAAAATCACACTCATGTTAAACATCTACAGATTGTGGGCGACTGTTTCTGCGtggaatttatttctgtataagGAAAAGTTGCAGTGAAGCACATCTGAAAATCTGGCTCCTGTTGCACACTATTGTAATATACTGTGAATTTGTGAAGCCACTCCTCACCATCTTAACATATCGGGGAATATAACTCCGGGATGAATGCTGCGTGCGTTGTGAAGGTGGCTGTTCAGGAGCCAGGGTTGTATCCCGAGCTTCGTTCCTCTGATGCTGAATGATAGTCTGAGGACACCTACTGGGCGTTGTTTGTTTCGTGTCTAGTTTTAAACTTGGGGGGTAGCTTATACCTAAGTTTTTAGACTCTTTCCTAATGCAGCTACAGGAAGCACCACTATCTTGAACAAAATTGTGGAACAGAAACTTGTATAAATCGATAGTAGTGCACAAAAGAGTGGATGTGAGACTTCTGATTTAACTGGTAACTCTTCCGGCTCTGTTTGGCACCTCTGTTTCCAGTTAGGCTGTTGAACAATTAACTAATACCTTACCTAGGGGTCTCAACTTTTCTGGTGTATGTTATGTTGGTTTTAGTGCtgataatttatttaaatttatataagAGCATGTCTGTTACAGCTCCTTTGGCTTCCAACTAGGTCAGTAAAGTGTCCTTGTCCCTATTCTTTGAGCAGTCAGCTCCCTAAAGCCAGACAGTGTGATAGCAATTTTGGGATTAATGCTTCAGCAATTATGAAGGGGAAGGCCTTAAATTACTTGGTAACTAAGACCTGTGCATGAAATGTGAAGTGACTTTGTCTTCCTTGTTGCAGATCCATAACATGGTGGCAGTGCTGGAAGTGATCTCCAGCCTGGAGAAATATCCTATTACCAAAGAGGCACTTGAGGTATGTTGCTCTCTAAGCATCACTTCTTTTTTAGAGGTATAAAAGACTTTTCTGCCTATCTGATTTCCATGAGTGCTTTTCTTGAAACAATAGTTAATTGCAATTCACAATTAAGGTAGTATTTCATTCCTCATGCTTTCTCTGATGTTCAGTGTACATAGTGATTCTTTCTGGATTTAGATCAGTATTCTGGGTAGgccagtttgtttttaaaaggcagtaAATTAATCATTACTTGCTACTGATTAATTTTGGTGCATTCAGCAACATCACTCTGCTGGCTGAAGACTGGTTGTTGCCTTAGCACCTTGATGACCAAGGAATAAAGAATCTGAAATAGGAGGAATATAGTTACTCTATGTCCATAAAACTACTCTTAGACTCAATTAAGCATATTACAGTGCCTGATCTAGTTCACGAGATTAGGTGTATTGAAGTATCAAGTGGGATAGCAATTGTGGCATTATTGGCCACTCAAACACAGAGCCCAAAGAAGTTTTTATGCCTGAAagtataaaaacatttctagtCTGTATATTGAATTTATTGGTGTAACTTGCTTTATTTACAGCTTTTTGTAACCTGCAAGTAATCCTTAGTATTGTGAAATGTGATCAGATGTAGGATCTGAGTGATGCAGCTGCAGATACAGCTAAGCAttctctgtgctgcttgggAGATGTAATGAATCCCAAAACAACTCTTGCGATTCAGAGAAAGCAGTGTTTTGTGCCAGCAGTTTACCTTTGCATTCAGAATGGACTCGGATAGTTTGGAAGCGCATTGCTTTTGCGGACTGGGCAATTCTGTAAATGCCAGGTGCAATACtaagatctatttttttctgattggaGAAGCTGAAACCTGTGTAGGTTGTTTATCAGCTTCAGCTGTATTTCAGCATGTGTGTCACGTGTTGCATCTTTCTCAGTCCAGTCCATGTCTTCCTTTGAAGTACTATTCTTAATTAACCTGACTTGTGGAACATTTTTTTCGAGTGTGCTTCGGAAACAATCAAACACTACTTGTGCTTATAGAATTATGTTAGGACATCCTAGGAATGCTTGTTTAAATTGatctttcatcttcttttgAGATACTAGGGAGTGAGGTagaggaggtggaggaagaaGGGGCATAAATCATGCGTTGACCAGTCAGATTTGTGAAATCAAAATTTGTTAACGTGTTACTGTAACAGGCGAAGATTCTCAAGTGCCTCTTTCTGCAGGTCTCACTGTGGTGAACATGCTTTTCTGCCTTGAGTGTGGCACATTCCCCTCAAATCTGAgtttacacatttatttttcaagattctTGCTGattaaaagaatttctttctgatGCCTTTCACAGTTAATGGTTCTGATACTTTAGTCAGGGAACAAAGACAAGGATGACTCAAAACCTACAGTAGGTTTCGTGCTGTGTTGCAGAGCATTGGACCAACTGGACtaattctttataaaaagattaatttagCTCCTATctctttattgttttatattagATATTTATTAGGGCAAGcattaaaaagtatattttcttttctcaaaattgAAGTCAGAACTTTGTTTAGAATGATAAATGTTTGTAaaacaacttttatttctttacaggAAACGAGGCTTGGGAGGCTTATCAATGAGGTGAGGAAGAAGACATCCAATGAGGAACTTGCCAAACGTGCCAAGAAATTGTTGCGGAATTGGCAAAAGTTGATAGAACCTGTAACCCAGAATGAGCCAGTGCCAAGAGGGTTGCCGAATCCACCTGGATCAGCAAATGGTGGTGCTCACAACTGCAAACCAGAAGCACCGCTTTCTACCATGGCTGTATCAAAGCCAATCAGTGAATTGAAAAGCAGGAATGATATACAGAAACTAAACTCTCCTAAAACAGAGAAATTGGGAAATCGGAAAAGGAAAGGTGAACATAGGGATGGGCATCAGGGCCCTCCTGCCCCAAAAGTCTCCAAAGCTAGTCATGAAGTATTACAAAACTCTTCACCCCCTCCAACGAATGGAATTGGAGGTAGTCCTGAAAATTTTCCTAGTCCTGTAGATGTAAACCTACATGCAGGGCCTGAAAGCAGCAGGACAGAACTCAGTGAAAATGACAAACACAGTAAGATCCCAGTAAATGCTGTAAAACCTCAcaccagttctccaggacttgTAAAACCTTCAAGCACTTCCTCGTTATTAAAGACTGCAGTGCTTCAGCAGCATGATAAATCAGAAGAAACCACAGGACCGCACCAACCTAAGAGTCCTCGCTGTTCCTCGTTTAGCCCTAGAAACGTTAGGCATGATACTTTTGCTCGGCAGCATACTACGTATTCACCAAAGGATTCAATGCCTAGTCCATCTCAAAGGTCTCAGTTGTTAGATACTGCACAGGTGCCATCACCGCCACCGTCCTTGATGCAACCATCAACACCTCCAATGCCAGCAAAAAGACTGGAGTTCTCTCAGCAATCAGTAACTGAGGTGTCTCAGCACTGGCAGGAGCAGGTACCTTCTGAAAGCCAGCACAGGCATACCGCAGGGACACTTCAACAGCACACATCTCCCAGCTGCAAAACCAGCTCCCATTCTGGGGAATCTCTCACGCCAC
This sequence is a window from Rhea pennata isolate bPtePen1 chromosome 27, bPtePen1.pri, whole genome shotgun sequence. Protein-coding genes within it:
- the MED26 gene encoding mediator of RNA polymerase II transcription subunit 26 isoform X1; its protein translation is MTAAPAPSPQQIRDRLLQAIDPQSNIHNMVAVLEVISSLEKYPITKEALEETRLGRLINEVRKKTSNEELAKRAKKLLRNWQKLIEPVTQNEPVPRGLPNPPGSANGGAHNCKPEAPLSTMAVSKPISELKSRNDIQKLNSPKTEKLGNRKRKGEHRDGHQGPPAPKVSKASHEVLQNSSPPPTNGIGGSPENFPSPVDVNLHAGPESSRTELSENDKHSKIPVNAVKPHTSSPGLVKPSSTSSLLKTAVLQQHDKSEETTGPHQPKSPRCSSFSPRNVRHDTFARQHTTYSPKDSMPSPSQRSQLLDTAQVPSPPPSLMQPSTPPMPAKRLEFSQQSVTEVSQHWQEQVPSESQHRHTAGTLQQHTSPSCKTSSHSGESLTPHTGFSQDTSKMDSDDAASGSDSKKKKRYRPRDYTVNLDGHVTEGGVKPVRLKERKLTFDPMTGQIKPLTQKDPLQVEIPALAEQHRTETEKQEQKPNLQSPFEQTNWKELSRNEIIQSYLNRQSSLLSSSGVQTPGAHYFMSEYLKQEESTRKEARKTHVLAPNSKPTDLPGVTREVTSDDLNRIREHNWPGVNGCYDTQGNWYDWTQCISLDPHGDDGRLNILPYVCLD
- the MED26 gene encoding mediator of RNA polymerase II transcription subunit 26 isoform X2; amino-acid sequence: MVAVLEVISSLEKYPITKEALEETRLGRLINEVRKKTSNEELAKRAKKLLRNWQKLIEPVTQNEPVPRGLPNPPGSANGGAHNCKPEAPLSTMAVSKPISELKSRNDIQKLNSPKTEKLGNRKRKGEHRDGHQGPPAPKVSKASHEVLQNSSPPPTNGIGGSPENFPSPVDVNLHAGPESSRTELSENDKHSKIPVNAVKPHTSSPGLVKPSSTSSLLKTAVLQQHDKSEETTGPHQPKSPRCSSFSPRNVRHDTFARQHTTYSPKDSMPSPSQRSQLLDTAQVPSPPPSLMQPSTPPMPAKRLEFSQQSVTEVSQHWQEQVPSESQHRHTAGTLQQHTSPSCKTSSHSGESLTPHTGFSQDTSKMDSDDAASGSDSKKKKRYRPRDYTVNLDGHVTEGGVKPVRLKERKLTFDPMTGQIKPLTQKDPLQVEIPALAEQHRTETEKQEQKPNLQSPFEQTNWKELSRNEIIQSYLNRQSSLLSSSGVQTPGAHYFMSEYLKQEESTRKEARKTHVLAPNSKPTDLPGVTREVTSDDLNRIREHNWPGVNGCYDTQGNWYDWTQCISLDPHGDDGRLNILPYVCLD